In Carassius auratus strain Wakin unplaced genomic scaffold, ASM336829v1 scaf_tig00024173, whole genome shotgun sequence, the following are encoded in one genomic region:
- the LOC113078104 gene encoding uncharacterized protein LOC113078104, whose protein sequence is MPPKKAEKAAPKKGAKEDTKAAKDDKKGGKGGKGKEDPKKGKGKGKQAPSESEEASEVERSEAEDSEAVDEEDVQSEDDGGKKGKGKAALKGASKAMAVKAVAKPKRGQAAEEGVDPKTGKRANIKAASKAVTGFQPEEKKPQLQLGKMKDINLKGASSAMMGFAVQGQQNVQKTEDAKAHLKGASKVLSGLTGKSPFFSKPAPKQSKKLKSTSRLFMGLSGSKKKKGMTPKALQSTSKLFSGFGKSKATEDKKEEGGRTLLLLSIGGKANKNAAATSGLGGKFKGFFGKKKTGAAQFKSKGWALGKIAGATNWLTNKFISSKASKRLGRSVRYDRSSVGQYHGYQNGGYEYDEDEFSYEEDDYVQSSYSRNNPRGRYRSRNHDSYGQGRYIRGPHQYDYFEDDQEYYDYPEDEYGFYDEENEYYDPVYEDEYGDVYTDEDYYDQYQYDGRQPYGYYDDRIDYGYRQQRIDEFGYPVDGMEYYDEMGYAMEDEIGYLGNDGEYYDYGYYPEQFDYYGDQQNYYSPYDGVSEAYMIYPGYQNAYNPNQYMYSGENAAVYIDPQMAVNQPFMYTVEDVMEQPEPPEMYGNEYVQIPTQGILTEDSFRFPRPQVRLFGKEKLEISSPVSQIPRSDHEMFPDQYEHQPLVSPMSFPLYTPQQPEAVQRSFSPTPILIQQGPAQMIPPNSPILTRSLQIPSSPVLQARPFSSTMPVSPVLSRHSFGPVGTVPLSTPASPVLSARRFDPTMGDPASPYLVYTDPMFQRLDFPHENIHPVTMRQFNHLPSPQLSLRQSNFSTRSSPIPHQRSDVFEEMSPRFSPRQSRMFGPPSYNNNAQRQFSPIQRRKFSPPSSPQPSRRAPSPLASVRGRSPTPQRKPFGSRAPSPLVNGRESPPMSPRGSMRRRSPPSSPRATLRKSASPTPPIKSRFRPIGRSNQESFISSRSMRKSSLSPQPSLRRRSPPLSPTIDRHSPEERSPYPHRRATSPIQRPLSPRPISPFASRPRRPLSPSPSAFSGRIQHDPQHLPTRSSTRRFRGFGGNKVPMGTVKPSPVNPIFQRKGHHGTTQMQNVAPFRSSIHNASMGSGALNQSARSSPIMLARQGSRPAGFQDSKRYFLPGTPNPQRVFHRPVGRGRPVVRVPISPVSLRQSIRGQSYPLLMNAQPSFPQRVPIKQPGIPSPQLSVRHVTTPCPSPQLSVRAGSPMSVHSPMSVRSPSPILSSSIQRNAMHNELINRASLRSQFSSSITPQPQVINEFAQTVQQGSSPLLTNALQNPNLAAASFSSPFPRFKSPMSQVNQNLSQRSSPALTNALQNPLLRNATYRSPLQMSASPHSIVAPQEVQVTSQISSSMLSNALQNPYLRNASLISPLQRSTSPYSSAAAQPEPQNILQSSSVLTNALKNPQLRGASYISPLQRNTSLYAPVMSQPEQQASVLSNALKNPNLRNASYSSPLQRSPSPFQQAQDYSSPLSNALKNPSLQGASFRLPDTSIINRNFGGKKEETTTSVLSSALQNPNLRKATYRLPDGTIISRNEPAQPAPSPSMLSNALQNPNIRKASYRLPDGTLVSSSTDEAADTTNSSPYLGSALQNINLRKASYKLPDGSLFSRNQPAEQSSSPLLSSALLNSNLRKASYRLPDGTLLTKSSVQEPEKSISSNLSSALQNVGKANYRLPSTAGLFRNPKQEQAPPSMLSNALQNQNLRKASYRLPDGSIMTRGQPAQSESPTSPFLGKALTNINIRKASYKLPSTLGRSPEDSRYAVVTPQIQGQSGEHWAQNQILDLHEPDDVWSSERVLPHHTVQNLTKWSMYRDEELENFVIPVFPGQETDSTEPAWLPDREGEPQGNWYDKVTTGI, encoded by the coding sequence ATGCCACCAAAGAAAGCAGAGAAAGCTGCACCTAAGAAAGGTGCAAAGGAAGATACAAAGGCAGCAAAAGATGATAAGAAAGGGGGTAAGGGAGGCAAAGGGAAAGAGGATCCaaagaaaggaaaaggaaagggCAAACAAGCTCCTAGTGAATCTGAGGAGGCCTCTGAGGTGGAAAGGAGTGAGGCTGAGGACAGTGAAGCAGTGGATGAAGAGGATGTGCAAAGTGAGGATGATGGTGGTAAAAAGGGAAAAGGAAAAGCTGCTCTGAAGGGAGCGTCCAAAGCTATGGCTGTAAAGGCTGTAGCTAAGCCAAAGCGTGGCCAGGCAGCAGAGGAAGGTGTTGATCCAAAAACTGGTAAGCGTGCCAATATTAAGGCTGCATCCAAAGCTGTGACAGGATTCCAACCTGAAGAGAAGAAGCCACAACTTCAGCTAGGTAAAATGAAGGACATAAACCTGAAAGGGGCCTCTTCAGCTATGATGGGCTTTGCTGTTCAGGGTCAGCAGAATGTTCAAAAGACAGAGGATGCAAAAGCTCATTTAAAAGGTGCTTCTAAGGTTCTCTCAGGTCTGACAGGAAAGTCCCCATTTTTTTCCAAGCCTGCCCCCAAACAGTCTAAAAAGCTAAAAAGCACATCTAGGCTTTTCATGGGACTATCTGGCAGCAAGAAGAAAAAAGGTATGACACCAAAGGCATTACAAAGTACATCAAAGTTGTTTTCAGGTTTCGGAAAGTCCAAAGCTACGGAAGATAAAAAAGAGGAGGGAGGAAGAACACTCTTATTACTCAGTATTGGTGGAAAGGCAAATAAAAATGCAGCAGCCACCTCTGGACTGGGAGGCAAATTCAAAGGCTTTTTTGGTAAAAAGAAAACTGGAGCTGCACAATTCAAGAGTAAAGGATGGGCTCTGGGGAAGATAGCAGGAGCAACAAACTGGCTAACTAACAAATTCATCTCATCCAAAGCATCTAAACGACTCGGTCGCTCTGTTCGTTATGACAGGTCAAGTGTGGGGCAATATCACGGCTATCAGAATGGAGGTTATGAATATGATGAGGATGAATTCAGCTATGAGGAAGATGACTATGTTCAAAGCAGTTATAGCAGAAATAATCCCCGGGGACGATATAGAAGCAGAAATCATGACAGCTATGGTCAGGGGCGCTACATCAGAGGACCACATCAGTatgactactttgaagatgacCAGGAGTATTATGATTATCCTGAAGATGAGTATGGATTCTATGATGAGGAGAATGAATACTATGATCCAGTGTATGAGGATGAGTATGGAGATGTGTATACTGATGAAGATTATTATGATCAGTATCAGTATGACGGAAGACAACCTTATGGTTATTATGATGATAGAATTGACTATGGTTACAGGCAACAGAGAATCGATGAATTTGGATACCCTGTTGATGGTATGGAATACTATGATGAAATGGGTTATGCTATGGAAGATGAAATTGGCTACCTTGGTAATGATGGGGAATATTATGACTATGGATACTATCCAGAACAGTTTGACTATTATGGTGACCAACAAAATTATTATAGTCCCTACGATGGTGTTTCAGAGGCCTACATGATCTATCCAGGTTATCAAAATGCATACAATCCAAACCAGTACATGTACAGTGGAGAAAACGCTGCAGTTTACATTGATCCTCAGATGGCTGTTAACCAGCCATTTATGTACACGGTGGAGGACGTCATGGAACAACCAGAACCCCCAGAAATGTACGGTAATGAATATGTTCAAATACCAACCCAGGGTATATTGACTGAGGATTCATTCAGATTTCCAAGACCACAAGTTAGACTTTTTGGAAAGGAAAAACTTGAAATTTCAAGTCCAGTTTCTCAGATTCCCAGGAGTGACCATGAGATGTTTCCAGACCAATATGAACACCAGCCACTTGTTTCACCTATGAGCTTTCCTCTATATACTCCACAGCAACCAGAAGCTGTACAAAGGTCATTTTCTCCCACCCCTATATTAATTCAGCAAGGACCAGCACAAATGATACCACCTAATAGTCCCATTTTAACCCGATCACTCCAAATACCATCCTCGCCTGTTCTTCAAGCAAGACCTTTTTCATCTACAATGCCAGTGTCACCTGTCCTAAGTAGACATTCTTTTGGACCTGTTGGAACCGTACCACTCTCAACACCAGCATCTCCAGTTCTGTCCGCAAGGAGATTTGATCCAACTATGGGTGATCCAGCCTCTCCCTATTTAGTCTATACAGATCCCATGTTTCAGAGACTTGATTTTCCACATGAAAATATTCATCCAGTAACAATGAGACAATTTAATCATCTCCCCTCACCACAGCTCTCCTTAAGACAAAGCAATTTTTCAACTCGAAGCAGTCCTATACCTCACCAAAGATCTGATGTGTTTGAGGAAATGAGTCCGAGGTTCTCACCAAGGCAGTCTAGAATGTTTGGCCCACCATCATACAATAATAATGCACAAAGGCAGTTCTCTCCTATCCAAAGGAGAAAATTTAGCCCACCTTCTTCTCCACAACCATCCAGAAGAGCGCCATCACCATTAGCTTCTGTAAGGGGAAGATCTCCAACTCCCCAGAGAAAGCCATTTGGTTCTAGAGCACCATCCCCTCTTGTTAATGGAAGAGAGAGCCCACCAATGTCTCCACGAGGCTCAATGAGAAGAAGAAGTCCTCCTTCTTCACCTAGAGCAACCCTGAGGAAAAGTGCTAGTCCTACCCCTCCAATAAAATCTCGTTTCAGGCCTATTGGTAGAAGCAATCAGGAGTCTTTCATATCATCAAGATCTATGAGGAAAAGCTCTCTTTCACCACAACCATCATTACGGAGGAGGAGCCCTCCACTGTCTCCAACAATAGACCGACACTCACCAGAGGAGAGGTCTCCATACCCACACCGCAGAGCCACATCTCCCATCCAAAGACCCCTGTCTCCAAGACCAATATCTCCATTCGCTTCTAGACCTCGGAGACCTCTTTCACCATCACCCTCAGCATTTTCTGGCAGAATCCAACATGACCCACAACATCTGCCTACTCGTTCATCCACACGTAGATTCAGAGGATTTGGTGGGAACAAAGTGCCAATGGGAACAGTTAAGCCATCTCCTGTCAATCCAATTTTTCAAAGAAAAGGTCATCATGGTACTACTCAAATGCAAAATGTCGCTCCATTTAGATCATCCATCCATAATGCATCCATGGGTTCAGGAGCTTTAAATCAAAGTGCTAGATCCTCCCCCATCATGTTGGCAAGACAAGGTTCCAGACCAGCAGGGTTTCAAGACTCGAAGAGATACTTTCTACCTGGAACACCAAATCCACAAAGGGTTTTTCATAGACCTGTTGGGAGAGGACGTCCTGTTGTGAGAGTACCAATAAGTCCTGTTTCTCTCAGGCAATCAATAAGAGGCCAGAGCTATCCTCTTCTAATGAATGCTCAACCATCTTTTCCTCAACGGGTTCCAATAAAACAGCCTGGAATACCTTCACCGCAACTCTCTGTGAGACATGTTACAACCCCATGTCCATCACCTCAGCTTTCAGTGAGAGCTGGTTCACCAATGTCTGTACATTCACCAATGTCTGTACGATCTCCATCGCCAATCCTCTCATCCTCTATACAGAGAAATGCTATGCATAATGAATTAATCAATCGTGCCTCACTCAGATCACAATTTTCTTCGAGTATCACTCCTCAGCCTCAAGTAATAAATGAATTTGCCCAGACAGTTCAACAAGGCTCATCTCCTCTACTAACAAATGCTTTACAGAACCCAAATCTTGCTGCTGCCTCATTCAGTTCACCTTTTCCAAGGTTTAAATCTCCAATGTCGCAGGTTAACCAAAATTTATCTCAGAGATCTTCTCCAGCCTTAACAAATGCATTACAAAATCCACTTCTCCGTAATGCCACTTACCGCTCACCTCTACAAATGTCTGCATCTCCTCATTCTATAGTGGCACCTCAGGAGGTTCAGGTAACCAGTCAGATTTCTTCTTCAATGCTCTCTAATGCACTGCAAAACCCTTACCTACGTAATGCGTCTCTCATTTCCCCACTGCAAAGAAGCACATCTCCTTATTCTTCTGCGGCTGCTCAGCCGGAACCGCAAAACATTTTGCAGTCATCTTCAGTGCTAACCAATGCACTAAAAAATCCTCAGTTACGCGGTGCATCATACATCTCACCTCTTCAGCGGAATACATCTTTATATGCTCCAGTGATGTCACAACCCGAACAGCAAGCATCTGTTTTATCAAATGCCCTTAAGAATCCTAATTTAAGAAATGCATCCTATTCCTCTCCTTTACAGAGAAGTCCTTCTCCTTTCCAGCAAGCACAGGATTATTCTTCTCCTTTGTCAAATGCATTAAAGAACCCAAGCCTTCAAGGTGCCTCCTTTCGACTACCTGATACATCAATAATAAATAGGAATTTTGGAGGCAAAAAAGAGGAGACTACTACATCTGTTCTGTCAAGTGCTTTGCAAAACCCTAATCTCCGGAAAGCAACTTATAGGCTCCCAGATGGTACAATAATATCAAGAAATGAGCCAGCACAACCAGCTCCATCTCCCTCAATGTTATCCAATGCTCTTCAGAATCCTAACATTCGAAAAGCAAGTTACAGGCTTCCAGATGGAACACTTGTATCCTCCAGCACTGATGAAGCTGCGGACACAACAAATTCCTCACCATACCTGGGAAGTGCTCTACAGAATATTAACCTACGTAAAGCATCCTATAAACTACCTGATGGTTCTCTCTTTTCTCGAAACCAACCAGCAGAACAGTCATCCTCTCCACTTCTTTCAAGTGCTCTTCTGAATTCAAACCTTCGTAAAGCTTCCTACAGACTTCCTGACGGAACCCTTTTGACTAAGAGCTCTGTACAAGAACCAGAGAAATCTATTTCATCTAATTTGTCAAGTGCACTACAAAATGTTGGTAAGGCCAACTATCGCTTACCTAGTACCGCTGGCCTGTTTAGAAATCCAAAACAAGAGCAAGCTCCCCCTTCAATGCTGTCCAATGCCCTTCAGAACCAAAACCTTCGTAAAGCATCTTACAGATTGCCTGATGGATCAATCATGACAAGAGGTCAACCAGCTCAAAGTGAATCTCCCACATCACCCTTTCTGGGAAAAGCCTTGACGAATATTAACATACGCAAAGCATCCTACAAGTTGCCATCGACACTGGGACGTTCTCCAGAGGACTCAAGGTACGCAGTAGTGACCCCTCAGATTCAGGGCCAGTCTGGTGAACACTGGGCTCAAAATCAAATACTAGATCTTCATGAGCCAGATGATGTCTGGTCTTCAGAAAGAGTCCTCCCTCATCATACTGTTCAGAACCTCACAAAATGGTCCATGTATAGGGATGAAGAACTGGAGAATTTTGTCATCCCTGTGTTTCCTGGCCAAGAGACAGATAGCACAGAACCTGCATGGCTCCCAGATAGAGAAGGCGAACCTCAAGGGAACTGGTATGACAAGGTAACAACTGGCATATAG